The Pedobacter ginsengisoli region ACTTTTATTGAAGCAATACAGAAAGCTTGTCAGAGTTTGGAAATCGGCAGAGCAGGATTGGGTGCCGACGGGAAACACAACAGAAACGTCGAAGAGATTATGAATGGTTTGGAGCACGCAAGCTGGAACCGTTTATTCTTAATAAAAGATGCCATGTCAATGGGTGTTCCACTGGAATCTATCCGAAAAGTAACACGTATAGACAAATGGTTCCTTTCACAGATTCATGAACTTGTTCAACTTGAAACGGAATTGAAGCGTTACTCGCTGAATAATGTCCCCAAAGATTTCTTGCTTACATTAAAACAGAAAGGCTTCTCTGATGTACAGATTTCTTACTTGCTTGGAAATGTAACGGAAGACGAGGTTTACGAGCGCAGAAAAGCATTGGGAATCAGACGTGTCTATAAAATGGTAGACACTTGTGCTGCTGAGTTTGCCGCACAAACACCTTATTACTATTCAACTTTTGAAGAAGAGAATGAATCGATTCCTTCAGATAAAAAGAAAGTGATTGTGCTGGGTTCGGGACCTAACCGTATCGGTCAAGGGATAGAATTTGATTACTCTTGTGTACATGGATTACTTGCAGCCAAGGAAACCGGATTTGAAGCGATTATGGTCAACTGTAACCCTGAAACTGTATCTACAGATTTCAACATGGCTGATAAATTGTACTTCGAGCCTGTATTCTGGGAGCACGTACGTGAGATCATAGAACTTGAAAATCCGATTGGTGTAATTGTTCAGCTTGGCGGACAAACTGCACTTAAAATGGCTGAAAAGCTACATGAGAAAGGCATCAAGATCATTGGTACTTCATACAACGATATGGACGTAGCTGAAGACAGGGGCCGTTTCTCTGACTTGTTAAAAGAACTAGAAATTCCTTATCCTAAATATGGTGTTGCAGAAAATGCTGAAGAGGCAATTGTGGTAGCAAATGAAGTTGGTTATCCGGTACTGGTAAGACCAAGTTATGTATTGGGTGGACAAGGTATGAGTATCGTAATTAACGATGAAGACCTGGAGAAAGCAGTCGTAAAATTACTGGGTGACTTGCCTGGTAACCGTGTACTGATTGATCATTTCCTGGATAGAGCTGAGGAAACTGAATCAGACTCGATCTGTGACGGAGAGGATGTGCATATTGTTGGATTGATGGAGCACATTGAGCCAGCGGGTATTCACTCTGGAGACTCGAGTGCGGTATTGCCACCGTTCAGTTTATCTGAAAAGGTAATGAACGATATGGAGACTTACTCTAAAAAGATTGCGAAAGCATTAAATGTAATTGGTTTGTTAAACATCCAGTTTGCTGTTAAAGATGAGAAAGTATATGTGATTGAAGCCAATCCAAGAGCTTCGAGAACTGTTCCTTTCATTGCTAAGGCTTATGACGTACCATACATTAACATTGCTGCTAAAGTGATGCTAGGCGTGAATAAACTGAAAGACTTTACTATAGAGCGTAAACTAGAAGGGTATGCCATTAAAGAACCTGTGTTCTCTTTCTATAAATTCCCTGAGGTAACAAAAGAACTAGGTCCGGAAATGAAGTCGACAGGCGAGGCCATCAGATTCATCAAAGACACTGAGGATCCTTACTTCAGAAAACTGGTTAAAGACAAATCAATGTATTTATCTAAATAATATAAAGTCCCGAAAGGGACTTTTTTATTGTGCTGCTTTTATTCTTTTCCCCAGATTCTTGTGTTCAGGTCTAATTCATTGATAATTCCATACATAAAACGGATTACATTAAGGTCTTCGTTTAATGATTCGGTTGTAAGCAGGCTTTTAAATACAGGAGGTTCAAAATAGTCTTTTTCTAAAGGAAAGGCGATGTAAACATACGTGCCAATAAAAGATACAGAAATAGTGGCGTTACTTTGGTTGTTTAATTCGCATAGCCTTTCCATCATTGTAGGAGTAAGGATGTACCGGGCTTCGACCTGATCGGTTGAGTGGGTAATAAAGGCTTTATTAAATTCAGGATTCTCTAGTTTTACCAGCTCTTTACTAGATGAAGAAAAGATGGGCATTTTATCGGATATCCATGCACCCAAAGTACTTCCCATATCCTTTGGTTTTACTACTGTTATTCCATTAAAATGCTTGTTAAAGTCGGCACAAAATACAATTCCTTTTAAAATGGTATGCCAATGCTCTTGTCTGCCATTTTTTGTTTGTGTTTCAGTTTTGTATTCAGCATGAACTTCAGAGAAAGAAAAACATGTTTTTCCTGCATTACCATAAATTTGATCCTGGCTGCTATACCTGTCAGGCTGCTGAGTAAATAATTGGGAATTAATAAAGTCATCCTCGGGCAAACCATATTTATATTCAATCTCTAAACTTGGGTCTACAGATTTTAAGGCTATGGCAACTACCCTTTGCTTAAATTCATGTCTGTACTCGGTGAATTTTTGCCCCGCGTTACTAAAAAAAACAACGGAGGTAATTATTGAAGCCCCGCCAATTATGGCTGCCGCAATTAACAGACTGCTCATAAAAACGCCAATAGCTATTATTATTGCTCCCGCAGCAAGGAACAGATAGGCTTTTGTTTTTAATTCTGAAATCTTTTTTCTCTGTATTTCAAGCTCATTAAGTGCACTTTGCATAGAGGCTTCCACCGCAATTTCTTCTGCCATTAACTATTGAAAAGATCTTTTGCACTTATGTTTTTACGCTCT contains the following coding sequences:
- the carB gene encoding carbamoyl-phosphate synthase large subunit; the protein is MPKDTSIRSVLIIGSGPIIIGQACEFDYSGSQAALSLKEEGIEVSIINSNPATIMTDKVIGDHVYLWPLTVDSIEQILQERKIDAVLPTMGGQTALNLCIEASERGIWDKYGVRVIGVDVAAIEKTENREAFRQLMVDIGVGVATSKIANSFLEGKEAAQEIGYPLVIRPSYTLGGFGGGFVHKKEEFDQALKRGLEASPTHEVLVEQAVLGWKEYELELLRDSNDNVIIICSIENFDPMGIHTGDSITVAPAMTLSDRCYQDMRNQAIKMMRAIGNFAGGCNVQFSVNPDNDEIIAIEINPRVSRSSALASKATGYPIAKIAAKLAIGYNLDELENQITKTTSAYFEPTLDYVIVKVPRWNFDKFKGANTELGLQMKSVGEVMAIGRTFIEAIQKACQSLEIGRAGLGADGKHNRNVEEIMNGLEHASWNRLFLIKDAMSMGVPLESIRKVTRIDKWFLSQIHELVQLETELKRYSLNNVPKDFLLTLKQKGFSDVQISYLLGNVTEDEVYERRKALGIRRVYKMVDTCAAEFAAQTPYYYSTFEEENESIPSDKKKVIVLGSGPNRIGQGIEFDYSCVHGLLAAKETGFEAIMVNCNPETVSTDFNMADKLYFEPVFWEHVREIIELENPIGVIVQLGGQTALKMAEKLHEKGIKIIGTSYNDMDVAEDRGRFSDLLKELEIPYPKYGVAENAEEAIVVANEVGYPVLVRPSYVLGGQGMSIVINDEDLEKAVVKLLGDLPGNRVLIDHFLDRAEETESDSICDGEDVHIVGLMEHIEPAGIHSGDSSAVLPPFSLSEKVMNDMETYSKKIAKALNVIGLLNIQFAVKDEKVYVIEANPRASRTVPFIAKAYDVPYINIAAKVMLGVNKLKDFTIERKLEGYAIKEPVFSFYKFPEVTKELGPEMKSTGEAIRFIKDTEDPYFRKLVKDKSMYLSK
- a CDS encoding DUF3137 domain-containing protein, coding for MAEEIAVEASMQSALNELEIQRKKISELKTKAYLFLAAGAIIIAIGVFMSSLLIAAAIIGGASIITSVVFFSNAGQKFTEYRHEFKQRVVAIALKSVDPSLEIEYKYGLPEDDFINSQLFTQQPDRYSSQDQIYGNAGKTCFSFSEVHAEYKTETQTKNGRQEHWHTILKGIVFCADFNKHFNGITVVKPKDMGSTLGAWISDKMPIFSSSSKELVKLENPEFNKAFITHSTDQVEARYILTPTMMERLCELNNQSNATISVSFIGTYVYIAFPLEKDYFEPPVFKSLLTTESLNEDLNVIRFMYGIINELDLNTRIWGKE